A genomic segment from Canis lupus baileyi chromosome 31, mCanLup2.hap1, whole genome shotgun sequence encodes:
- the LOC140622254 gene encoding ral guanine nucleotide dissociation stimulator-like, whose translation MFSCCRPTSGGSGSQEPQGCGLFLCCRQWLQHRYQGIRAVIRRRRQSSTRDVGREREEGVVCPTASRSREVPCAANGGQRGLRGAGAAAGKGHQIVLTKLTRTELLEYKVRQLLLALQRRDVIYIFSFLEDYRTFATTDEVLDLLFTEYGCIADAWGNNDVVLQCWKLAISFMMEIWLNYYGDDFHQFPEFPSLIKLLQILRQHMPGTDAHLRALRHLRQFRRLHAAEREAGALARGKHPEPTLQRTPAPTVGPAAPWGLAAGAEGLACDEPPAGEAKPLQIVVTAALQESPAPLGALEEEQAPPPALEVVDVPQPPNSMEQLASGMEQPVEPPEEPAPAPTVEPGEGSGSEGIVAAGDEDLVKAEMLVPEVKVVHVLFEPMVPCPDEEEPPAPMATPEE comes from the exons ATGTTCTCTTGCTGCCGGCccacctctgggggctctggctcccaggaaccccaggggtgcGGCTTGTTCCTATGCTGTAGGCAGTGGCTCCAGCATAGGTACCAAGGCATCAGGGCGGTGATCAGGAGGCGCCGTCAG agctccacccgggacgtggggcgcgagcgggaggaaggggtcgtctgccccaccgcctccaggagcagggaggTGCCCTGCGCAGCTAATGGAGGCCAGCGCGGGCTCAgg ggtgCAGGGGCCGCGGCCGGGAAGGGGCATCAGATCGTCCTGACCAAGCTCACCCGGACGGAGCTGCTGGAGTACAAAGTCCGACAACTGCTGCTCGCCTTGCAGCGCAGGGACGTCATCTACATCTTCAGCTTTTTAGAGGATTATCGTACATTCGCCACCACGGACgaggtgctggacctgctgttcaccga GTATGGGTGCATCGCAGATGCGTGGGGTAACAACGATGTGGTCCTGCAGTGctggaaact ggccatctcctTCATGATGGAAATATGGTTGAATTATTATGGGGACGACTTTCATCAGTTCCCAGAATTTCCCTCCCTTATAAAACTCCTCCAAATACTAAGACAGCACATGCCGGGCACAGATGCGCATCTCCGGGCCCTGCGTCACCTGAGGCAATTCAGACGCCTCCATGCAGCGGAGcgagaggctgggg CTTTGGCCCGAGGAAAACACCCTGAACCCACTCTGCAGCGCACCCCAGCTCCGACCGTGGGGCCTGCTGCCCCGTggggcctggctgctggggctgagggcttggcctgCGATGAGCCGCCTGCTGGGGAGGCAAAGCCCCTGCAGATAGTGGTCACTGCTGCCCTGCAGGAGTCCCCTGCACCCCTGGGagccctggaggaggagcaggcgccACCCCCTGCTCTCGAGGTCGTGGATGTGCCCCAGCCACCTAACTCGATGGAGCAACTGGCCTCGGGGATGGAGCAACCCGTTGAGCCACCCGAagagcccgccccagctcccactgTGGAGCCTGGGGAAGGTTCAGGGTCTGAAGGGATAGTGGCTGCTGGAGATGAGGACTTGGTCAAGGCAGAGATGCTGGTTCCTGAGGTGAAGGTGGTGCACGTGCTGTTCGAACCTATGGTTCCCTGCCCCGATGAGGAGGAGCCCCCTGCTCCCATGGCCACCCCGGAGGAGTAG